Proteins co-encoded in one Corylus avellana chromosome ca9, CavTom2PMs-1.0 genomic window:
- the LOC132192304 gene encoding uncharacterized protein LOC132192304 has product MVFFIIMLEMDNAEIMMHTTRGSKNLHSTYKTSLSLSLSLLNEEEIEKMIALKTIQPSFTATKHAFFHTGRPFNTKSSFLCLCKPNDSNSEASPPEGDTRKQELLARIAMLQAQKVRLTDYLDERSAYLTQFGEEAIAEFDKIGEDALKGLDEAGARVMENMESRLQAFEEAAEMNRQEIEQNENKVEEFEDQMEEGRNEGLFFKNLRRTTPKEKTEAKEEMEKINQVTKDNAGSKTRKNIYLALIGLIVIAIADSFLSSSSDWRKVAVLGAILVALLSQFNYEQKMLSETENTEKEKTGEEKK; this is encoded by the exons atGGTATTTTTCATTATCATGCTCGAAATGGATAATGCTGAGATAATGATGCATACAACGAGAGGTTCAAAAAATTTACACAGTACATATaaaacatctctctctctctctctctctctcttaaacgAAGAAGAAATAGAGAAGATGATAGCCCTCAAAACCATTCAGCCCTCTTTCACTGCCACCAAACATGCCTTTTTCCACACTGGAAGACCCTTCAACACAAAGAGTTCTTTCCTGTGCCTCTGCAAGCCCAATGATTCCAATTCAGAGGCTTCTCCGCCCGAAGGAGATACCCGGAAGCAAGAGCTGCTGGCCAGAATAGCGATGCTTCAAGCTCAGAAAGTTCGTCTCACCGACTACTTGGATGAGAGGTCAGCTTATCTGACACAATTTGGTGAAGAAGCCATTGCTGAGTTCGACAAGATTGGAGAAGATGCCCTCAAAGGACTGGATGAAGCTGGTGCCAGG GTAATGGAGAATATGGAGAGCCGCTTGCAGGCCTTTGAGGAAGCCGCAGAGATGAACAGACAGGAGATTGAGCAGAACGAAAACAAAGTAGAAGAGTTCGAAGATCAGATGGAGGAAGGACGGAATGAAGGGTTGTTCTTCAAGAACCTGAGAAGGACGACACCTAAGGAAAAAACAGAAGCCAAGGAGGAAATGGAGAAGATAAACCAAGTTACTAAAGACAACGCTGGATCCAAAACCAGGAAGAACATTTACCTCGCCCTAATAGGCCTTATTGTCATTGCCATCGCTGATTCTTTCCTGTCTTCTTCATCCGATTGGCGAAAGGTTGCAGTTCTCGGAGCAATTCTAGTGGCTTTGCTCTCTCAGTTCAACTACGAGCAGAAGATGTTATCAGAAACAGAAAATACAGAGAAGGAAAAGACTGGGGAAGAAAAGAAGTGA
- the LOC132191912 gene encoding LOW QUALITY PROTEIN: protein NRT1/ PTR FAMILY 8.1 (The sequence of the model RefSeq protein was modified relative to this genomic sequence to represent the inferred CDS: deleted 2 bases in 2 codons), translating to MEEEDIYTKDGTTDFHNKPAIKKETGTWKACSYILGNECCERLAYYGINTNLVNYLKFQLHQTNVVAVNNVTNWSGTCYVQPLLGAFLADAYLERYWTIACFSIIYVFGMTLLTVSASVYGLKPRCDDNLCHPTGLQTTVFFIGLYLIALGTGGIKPCVSSFGADQFDDADEAEKKNKTSFFNWFYLSINIGALIAASVLVWIQTNVGWGWGFGIPAMAMAIAVVSFFCGTRLYRNQRPGGSPLTRISQVLVASFRKFRADVPTDKSLLYETLDEESAVKGSRKLHHTQRLCCLDKAAVETQSDRIKGSVNPLRLCSVTQIEELKSIIRLLPVWATSIIFSAVYSQMGTLFVLQGNTMDLHMTPSFEIPSASVSLFDTISVIFWVPIYDRVIFPLAGKFTGHKNGFTQLQCIAIGLVISIFSMLVAATLELVRLRELRKQNYYDLNHMPMSIFWQIPQYFIIGFAEVFTFIGQLEFFYEQAPDAMRSLCSALSLTTTAALGSYLSTLLVNVVTGFSATHGQPGWIPDNLNYGNLDYFFWLLAVLGIKYKHTMAEEDIYTQDGTLDIHKNPADKRKTGNWKACRFILGNECCERLAYYGMGTNLVNYLKDRLNQGNVTASNNVTNWSGTCYITPLIGAFLADAYLGRYWTIAGFSIVYVFGMTLLTLSASVHGLEPSCDKNGCHPTKTQIAACFISLYLIALGTGGIKPCVSSFGADQFDETGETERKKKSSFFNWFYFSINIGALIASSVLVWIQMNVGWGWGFGIPAVAMAIAVGFFFSGSRLYRLQKPGGSPLTRIFQVIVASFRKHNVEVPADKSLLYETADEECTIKGSRKLEHTDKLRFFDKAAVETQTDQIKGLTNPWRLCSVTQVEELKAIIRLLPVWASGIVFSTVYSQMSTMFVLQGNTLDPHMGPSFKIPSASLSLFDTLSVIFWAPVYDQIIVPYARRFTGNERGFTQLQRMGIGLVISIFAMIAAGILEVVRLGIIRRNNYYDLTYIPMSIFWQIPQYFLIGCAEVFTFIGQLEFFYDQAPDAMRSLCSALSLTTVALGNYLSTLLVTIVTEVTTKNGKLGWIPDNLNRGHLDYFYWLLAILSLLNFLVYLWIAKWYTYKKATGRAY from the exons ATGGAAGAAGAAGACATCTACACCAAAGATGGAACCACAGATTTCCATAACAAGCCTGCCATCAAGAAAGAAACTGGAACCTGGAAAGCCTGCTCTTACATCCTAG GAAACGAATGTTGTGAAAGATTAGCATACTATGGAATCAACACAAATCTCGTCAATTATCTCAAATTTCAACTACACCAAACCAATGTTGTAGCCGTCAATAATGTTACAAATTGGTCAGGGACCTGCTATGTC CAACCCCTGCTTGGAGCCTTTCTAGCCGATGCCTATTTGGAAAGATATTGGACAATCGCTTGCTTCTCTATTATTTATGTCTTT GGGATGACATTGCTGACAGTATCAGCCTCTGTTTACGGACTAAAGCCACGCTGTGATGACAACCTTTGCCATCCCACAGGATTGCAAACCACAGTGTTCTTCATAGGACTCTACCTGATAGCTCTCGGGACCGGTGGGATTAAGCCATGTGTCTCATCCTTTGGAGCAGACCAGTTTGACGATGCTGATGaagcagagaagaaaaacaagacCTCTTTCTTCAACTGGTTTTATTTGTCGATCAACATCGGGGCTCTCATTGCCGCTTCTGTGCTTGTCTGGATACAAACAAATGTGGGCTGGGGCTGGGGCTTCGGCATCCCAGCCATGGCAATGGCGATTGCTGTCGTGAGTTTCTTCTGCGGCACACGCCTGTATAGGAACCAGAGGCCTGGAGGGAGTCCCCTCACACGCATATCTCAAGTCCTCGTTGCTTCCTTCAGGAAATTTCGAGCAGATGTGCCGACAGACAAATCTCTTCTTTATGAGACTCTGGACGAGGAATCTGCCGTCAAAGGAAGCCGCAAGCTTCATCATACACAACGATTATG CTGCTTAGACAAGGCCGCTGTGGAGACTCAATCGGATCGAATCAAAGGGTCGGTGAATCCTTTGAGACTGTGCAGTGTGACTCAGATCGAAGAGCTCAAATCCATTATCCGATTGCTCCCAGTATGGGCCACCAGCATAATCTTTTCCGCCGTGTACAGTCAAATGGGCACCTTGTTTGTTCTCCAAGGCAACACAATGGACCTCCACATGACCCCATCATTCGAAATCCCCTCCGCGTCCGTCTCCCTCTTCGACACCATCAGCGTCATCTTCTGGGTACCAATTTACGACCGTGTAATCTTTCCGTTGGCCGGAAAGTTCACCGGCCACAAGAACGGATTCACCCAACTCCAATGCATAGCAATCGGCCTCGTTATTTCAATCTTCTCCATGTTAGTCGCCGCTACTTTAGAGCTCGTAAGACTCCGGGAGTTGAGGAAGCAAAACTACTACGACCTCAACCACATGCCCATGTCAATATTTTGGCAAATCCCTCAGTATTTCATCATCGGATTCGCCGAAGTTTTCACCTTCATAGGGCAGCTGGAATTCTTTTACGAGCAGGCGCCTGATGCCATGAGGAGCTTGTGCTCGGCTCTGTCGCTCACAACG ACAGCCGCGCTGGGAAGCTATTTGAGCACGCTGCTCGTTAATGTCGTCACCGGCTTCAGCGCAACGCATGGCCAGCCGGGATGGATTCCGGACAACTTGAATTATGGCAATCTTGACTATTTTTTCTGGCTTCTGGCTGTGCTGG GCATAAAGTATAAGCATACCATGGCAGAGGAAGACATCTATACACAAGATGGCACTCTTGACATCCATAAGAATCCTGCTGACAAGAGAAAGACTGGAAATTGGAAAGCTTGCCGGTTTATTCTTG GAAATGAATGTTGTGAGAGGTTGGCATACTATGGTATGGGCACCAACCTGGTTAATTATCTTAAGGATCGTCTCAATCAGGGAAATGTCACAGCCTCCAACAATGTCACCAATTGGTCAGGGACCTGCTACATCACACCATTGATTGGAGCCTTTCTTGCTGATGCATACTTGGGAAGATATTGGACAATTGCTGGTTTCTCAATTGTCTATGTTTTT GGGATGACACTCTTAACATTGTCTGCTTCCGTCCATGGACTAGAGCCATCATGCGATAAGAATGGTTGCCACCCAACAAAAACACAGATTGCAGCCTGTTTCATATCACTTTACTTGATTGCTCTTGGGACTGGTGGAATCAAGCCATGCGTCTCTTCTTTCGGTGCCGATCAATTTGATGAAACCGGTGAGAcagagaggaaaaagaagagcTCTTTCTTCAATTGGTTTTACTTTTCCATCAATATTGGCGCACTTATCGCTTCCTCAGTCTTGGTTTGGATACAAATGAATGTGGGCTGGGGATGGGGGTTCGGAATCCCAGCAGTTGCAATGGCCATTGCagttgggttttttttctcAGGCAGCCGGTTGTACCGACTTCAGAAGCCTGGAGGGAGCCCTCTTACAAGGATTTTCCAGGTTATTGTCGCATCCTTTCGGAAACATAATGTTGAAGTACCTGCTGATAAGTCTCTTCTTTATGAGACTGCAGATGAGGAATGTACTATCAAAGGAAGTCGCAAGCTTGAACACACTGACAAGTTAAG GTTCTTTGACAAGGCTGCGGTGGAGACCCAAACTGACCAAATTAAAGGCTTGACAAACCCATGGAGACTCTGCTCAGTGACTCAAGTGGAAGAGCTCAAGGCCATTATTCGGCTGCTCCCAGTATGGGCATCTGGGATAGTTTTTTCAACAGTTTACAGTCAAATGAGCACCATGTTTGTTTTACAAGGCAACACATTGGATCCACACATGGGTCCTAGCTTCAAAATTCCGTCAGCATCGCTCTCCCTCTTTGACACGCTTAGCGTGATCTTCTGGGCCCCAGTGTATGACCAAATCATTGTCCCATATGCAAGGAGATTCACTGGCAATGAAAGGGGCTTCACCCAGCTCCAAAGAATGGGCATTGGCCTTGTCATTTCTATTTTCGCCATGATCGCTGCTGGGATTCTGGAGGTTGTTCGGCTCGGCATTATTAGGAGGAACAATTACTATGACCTCACCTACATTCCCATGTCAATTTTCTGGCAAATCCCACAGTATTTTCTCATTGGATGTGCAGAAGTATTCACTTTCATTGGACAGTTGGAGTTTTTCTATGACCAAGCACCTGATGCTATGAGAAGCTTGTGCTCAGCTCTGTCACTCACAACTGTGGCATTGGGGAATTACTTGAGCACTCTGCTCGTGACAATTGTGACAGAAGTCACCACAAAGAATGGGAAGCTTGGTTGGATTCCAGATAATCTGAACAGGGGCCATCTTGATTACTTTTACTGGCTCTTGGCCATTCTCAGCCTGCTCAACTTCTTGGTCTATCTCTGGATTGCTAAGTGGTATACATACAAGAAAGCCACAGGGCGTGCTTACTGA
- the LOC132191560 gene encoding laccase-4-like translates to MDSWVLLLLLVACLCPALIESRVRHYKFNVVTRNTTRLCSTKPIVTVNGKFPGPTLYAREDDTVLVKVTNHVSHNITIHWHGIRQLRTGWADGPAYVTQCPILTGQSYVYNFTITGQRGTLLWHAHINWLRSTVHGAIVILPKRGVPYPFPTPHKEVVVILAEWWKSDTEAVINEALNSGLAPNVSDAHTINGHPGLVPNCSSQGGFTLPVQSGKTYLLRLINAALNEELFFKIAGHTLTIVEVDATYVKPVKLDTIVIAPGQTTNALVTAEQNSGKYLVTVSPFMDSPIAVDNLTATATLHYSGTLATAPTTLTSPPPQNATAISNKFNTALKSLNSIKYPANVPSTVDHKLLFTVGLGINPCATCKAGNGSRAVASINNVTFVMPTTALLQAHFFNISGVFTTDFPGNPPNVFNYTGAGPPSLQTINGTKLYRLSYNSTVELVLQDTGIIAPENHPVHLHGFNFFAVGRGLGNYNSTTDPKNFNLVDPVERNTISVPSGGWVAIRFRADNPGVWFMHCHLEVHTTWGLKMAFLVDNGKRPSESLIPPPSDLPKC, encoded by the exons ATGGATTCTTGggttcttcttctgcttctagTGGCTTGCCTTTGTCCAGCTTTAATCGAGTCCAGGGTTCGTCACTACAAGTTTAAT GTGGTGACGAGGAATACCACCAGACTATGCTCCACCAAACCCATTGTCACCGTGAATGGGAAGTTCCCAGGACCCACTCTCTATGCTAGGGAAGATGACACAGTGCTTGTTAAGGTCACCAACCATGTCTCACATAATATTACCATCCATTG GCATGGCATTAGGCAACTCCGAACGGGTTGGGCTGACGGACCCGCGTATGTTACTCAATGCCCAATCTTGACCGGACAAAGTTATGTGTACAATTTTACTATCACTGGCCAACGGGGCACGCTTTTATGGCATGCACATATTAACTGGCTAAGGTCAACGGTCCATGGTGCCATAGTCATTTTGCCTAAGCGTGGCGTGCCATATCCGTTCCCAACACCCCACAAGGAAGTTGTTGTCATATTAG CTGAATGGTGGAAATCCGACACCGAAGCCGTTATCAACGAAGCTCTTAACTCCGGATTAGCGCCTAATGTCTCCGACGCTCATACCATTAACGGCCATCCCGGGTTGGTCCCGAATTGTTCCTCACAAG GTGGCTTCACATTGCCCGTCCAAAGTGGTAAGACCTACTTGCTACGCCTGATCAACGCTGCGCTCAATGAAGAGCTCTTCTTCAAAATAGCAGGGCACACGCTGACCATTGTGGAAGTGGATGCCACGTATGTAAAACCAGTGAAGCTTGACACAATCGTGATTGCCCCCGGCCAAACCACAAACGCCCTCGTAACCGCCGAACAAAATTCCGGCAAGTACTTGGTAACCGTCTCTCCTTTCATGGATTCCCCCATTGCAGTCGACAACCTCACGGCGACTGCCACTCTGCACTATTCCGGTACGCTTGCAACCGCCCCCACAACTCTCACAAGCCCACCTCCACAAAATGCCactgcaatttcaaacaaatttaacACCGCTCTCAAAAGCTTGAATTCGATCAAATACCCCGCCAATGTCCCATCAACCGTTGATCATAAGCTTTTGTTCACCGTCGGGCTGGGGATCAACCCCTGCGCTACTTGCAAAGCCGGCAATGGAAGCCGGGCGGTGGCTAGCATCAACAATGTCACCTTTGTCATGCCCACCACCGCCCTGCTTCAGGCACATTTCTTCAACATCAGTGGGGTGTTCACCACTGATTTCCCCGGCAACCCACCAAATGTTTTTAACTATACCGGCGCCGGACCGCCAAGTTTGCAGACCATCAACGGGACAAAGCTTTATAGGTTGTCTTACAACTCTACTGTCGAACTTGTTCTGCAAGACACCGGAATCATCGCCCCTGAAAACCATCCAGTCCATCTACATGGGTTTAATTTCTTCGCCGTTGGCAGGGGACTCGGCAACTACAATTCGACAACAGATCCCAAAAATTTCAACCTTGTTGATCCTGTCGAGAGGAACACCATTAGTGTGCCATCTGGTGGATGGGTAGCCATCAGATTTCGTGCAGATAATCCAg GGGTTTGGTTTATGCATTGTCATCTGGAGGTCCACACAACATGGGGGCTGAAGATGGCATTCTTGGTGGACAATGGAAAGAGACCCAGTGAATCACTTATTCCTCCTCCGAGTGATCTTCCCAAATGTTGA
- the LOC132192303 gene encoding pentatricopeptide repeat-containing protein At3g09060 yields MPEFPKSLSPKRVLKLLKAEKNPHSALALFDSATRHPGYGHSASVFHYILRRLVDQRLVAQVGRVVELIQSQKCQCSEDVALTVIKAYAKNSMPDKALDVFQRMDEIFGCKPGIRSFNSLLNAFTESNQWDRAESFLAYFETAGMSPNVQTYNILIKISCKKKQFEKAKGLLDWMWNKGLTPDVFSYGTLINALAKGGNLCDALEVFDEMPARGVEPDVTCYNVLIDGFFKKGDYVKAMEIWESLLGASLVYPNVVTYNVMINGLCKCRRFDESLEIWNRMKKNERQRDLFTYSTLIHGLCESGNIDGAERVYKEMVESRMSADVVTYNTMLNGFCRAGKVKEGFELWEIMGKDDCRSVVSYNIFIRGLFDNGKIDEAMSIWELLQEKGCSADSTTYGVLIHGLCKNGCLTKALWLLKEAENGGAHLDIFAYSSIINGLCKEGRLDEAAVVLGQMDKRGCKLNPHVCNALLNGFIRASKLENAIHFFREMSTKGCSPNIVSYNILINGLCKSERFNEAYSFVKEMLEKGWKPDMITYSLLMNGLFQGKKIDMALNLWHQFLNEGFKPDVTMHNIIIHGLCSAGKVEVALQFYSEMKQWNCIPNLVTHNTLMEGFYKARDCEKASEIWARILENGLQPDIISYNITLKGLCSCLRISDAIGYLNHALDHGILPTAITWNILVRAVLNNGAST; encoded by the coding sequence ATGCCCGAGTTCCCCAAATCCCTCTCTCCGAAGCGAGTTCTGAAGCTCCTCAAGGCGGAAAAGAACCCTCACTCTGCACTCGCACTGTTCGACTCAGCGACTCGCCACCCGGGTTACGGCCACTCGGCCAGCGTGTTCCACTACATCCTTCGCCGACTCGTGGACCAGAGGCTTGTCGCCCAAGTGGGTCGGGTCGTCGAACTTATCCAAAGCCAGAAATGCCAATGCTCCGAAGACGTGGCGTTGACGGTGATCAAGGCCTACGCGAAGAACTCTATGCCCGATAAAGCTTTGGATGTTTTTCAACGAATGGACGAGATTTTTGGTTGCAAACCGGGTATAAGGTCCTTCAACAGTCTGCTCAATGCTTTCACTGAGTCGAACCAGTGGGACCGAGCGGAGTCGTTTTTGGCGTACTTTGAGACGGCGGGTATGTCGCCGAATGTACAAACGTATAATATATTGATCAAGATTTCGTGTAAGAAGAAGCAGTTTGAGAAGGCGAAGGGGCTGTTGGATTGGATGTGGAACAAGGGTTTGACGCCTGATGTCTTTAGCTACGGTACTTTGATCAATGCGCTAGCAAAGGGTGGGAATTTATGCGATGCATTGGAGGTGTTCGATGAAATGCCCGCGAGAGGGGTGGAACCTGATGTGACGTGTTATAATGTTTTGATTGATGGGTTTTTCAAGAAAGGGGATTATGTGAAGGCTATGGAGATTTGGGAGAGCTTACTGGGGGCGTCTTTGGTGTACCCGAATGTTGTTACATATAATGTTATGATTAATGGATTGTGTAAATGCAGGAGGTTCGATGAGAGCTTGGAAATATGGAATAGGATGAAGAAAAACGAACGACAGCGGGATTTGTTTACTTATAGTACTTTGATACATGGCTTGTGTGAATCAGGTAATATTGATGGGGCCGAGAGAGTTTACAAAGAGATGGTTGAGAGTCGGATGTCTGCTGATGTAGTTACATATAATACAATGCTTAACGGATTTTGTCGAGCAGGGAAGGTTAAAGAGGGATTTGAGTTGTGGGAGATTATGGGAAAGGATGATTGTCGAAGTGTTGTTAGTTATAACATTTTTATTAGAGGGTTGTTTGATAATGGGAAGATTGATGAAGCAATGTCTATTTGGGAACTCTTGCAGGAGAAGGGTTGCAGTGCAGATTCCACCACGTATGGAGTGTTAATTCATGGGTTGTGTAAGAATGGATGCTTGACTAAGGCTTTATGGCTTCTGAAAGAGGCCGAGAATGGGGGAGCTCATCTCGATATTTTTGCATATTCCTCGATTATTAATGGGTTATGCAAAGAAGGGAGATTAGATGAAGCGGCTGTAGTGTTGGGTCAGATGGATAAACGCGGCTGTAAACTGAATCCTCATGTTTGCAATGCACTACTTAACGGGTTTATCAGAGCTTCCAAACTTGAGAATGCAATTCACTTTTTCAGGGAAATGAGCACCAAGGGTTGCTCTCCAAATATTGTCTCCTATAACATTCTTATAAATGGTTTATGCAAATCTGAAAGATTTAATGAGGCATATTCTTTTGTGAAGGAAATGCTGGAAAAGGGGTGGAAGCCAGACATGATCACGTATAGCTTGTTGATGAACGGGCTTTTTCAAGGCAAGAAAATTGACATGGCCCTCAACTTGTGGCACCAGTTTCTCAACGAAGGTTTTAAACCTGACGTAACTATGCACAATATTATAATTCATGGGCTTTGCTCTGCTGGCAAAGTTGAAGTTGCTTTGCAGTTCTATTCAGAGATGAAGCAGTGGAACTGTATTCCAAATCTTGTGACCCACAATACCCTAATGGAGGGGTTCTACAAAGCCCGGGACTGTGAAAAGGCATCAGAGATCTGGGCTCGCATCTTAGAAAATGGGTTACAGCCAGATATCATCTcctataatattactcttaagGGACTTTGCTCTTGCCTGAGGATATCAGACGCTATTGGGTACTTAAACCATGCTTTGGATCATGGGATTCTTCCAACTGCCATTACATGGAACATACTTGTAAGAGCAGTGCTTAATAATGGGGCTTCGACATGA